In Parcubacteria group bacterium, the following are encoded in one genomic region:
- a CDS encoding undecaprenyl-diphosphate phosphatase has product MTVFQSIILGIVQGLGEFLPISSTAHLAIIPYFFNWKDPGLGFDVALHVGTLIALILFFWKDWKQIIFNFQFSIFNKFSKSKFPNKKNLPDANSYLQNTNLLWLIIIATIPGVIFGVLFESKAETVFRSPLLIAFTLAVMGLILFLVDKYAGKIKDINKVTIKDSILIGISQAIAIIPGVSRSGATITAGRACGMNRKDAARFSFLLSA; this is encoded by the coding sequence ATGACCGTTTTTCAATCAATAATTTTGGGTATAGTCCAGGGTTTGGGAGAATTTCTCCCAATTTCTTCGACGGCGCATCTTGCTATTATTCCTTATTTTTTCAATTGGAAAGATCCGGGATTAGGTTTCGATGTAGCCCTTCATGTGGGAACACTAATAGCTTTAATATTATTTTTTTGGAAAGACTGGAAGCAGATAATTTTCAATTTTCAATTTTCAATTTTCAATAAATTTTCAAAATCTAAATTTCCAAATAAAAAGAACTTGCCTGATGCCAACAGTTATTTGCAAAATACAAACTTACTTTGGCTGATTATTATCGCGACTATACCAGGTGTAATATTCGGAGTTCTCTTCGAAAGCAAAGCGGAAACGGTTTTTCGCAGTCCTTTGCTTATCGCTTTTACTTTGGCGGTTATGGGACTCATTTTATTTTTAGTCGATAAATATGCGGGGAAAATAAAAGATATAAACAAAGTAACAATTAAAGATTCAATATTAATCGGCATATCGCAAGCGATAGCCATTATTCCCGGAGTCTCTCGGTCGGGGGCAACGATAACAGCCGGACGCGCTTGTGGAATGAATCGCAAGGATGCCGCCAGATTTTCCTTTCTTCTTTCCGC
- a CDS encoding ChbG/HpnK family deacetylase — MDENIRKKIIATADDFGISELANRNILKLAESGKIDRVAIMTNGILPQEEINKLLHSGMKLDIHLNITEKFSQPRKFKEGIIKRSALFLARYIGGQISASIVEKEWEEQINKFKEIVGRHPDGINSHQHIHYYPSYFKAAAALAKKYSIPFVRCGKKGFLGKMNGVKQILAVFRKTDTRYLAKDGIESSDYLVSFDWIKDFPKFLNELPIGTVEITFHPEREDEFEAIKKYF; from the coding sequence ATGGATGAAAATATAAGAAAAAAAATAATAGCGACGGCGGATGATTTTGGAATTAGCGAATTAGCCAATAGAAATATTTTGAAATTGGCCGAATCTGGAAAAATCGACAGAGTGGCTATTATGACCAATGGAATTTTGCCTCAGGAAGAAATTAATAAACTTCTTCATTCTGGAATGAAATTGGATATTCATCTGAATATAACGGAAAAATTTTCGCAGCCAAGAAAGTTTAAGGAGGGAATAATAAAACGGTCGGCATTATTTTTAGCTCGATATATTGGCGGACAAATAAGCGCAAGCATAGTAGAAAAAGAATGGGAAGAACAAATAAACAAATTTAAAGAAATAGTCGGAAGACATCCTGACGGAATAAACTCCCATCAGCATATCCATTATTATCCGAGTTATTTTAAGGCAGCGGCAGCACTAGCAAAAAAATATTCCATTCCTTTTGTTCGATGCGGGAAGAAGGGATTTTTGGGAAAAATGAACGGAGTAAAACAAATTCTTGCTGTTTTCAGAAAAACCGATACGAGATATTTGGCGAAAGATGGCATTGAGTCATCGGATTATCTGGTTAGCTTCGATTGGATCAAAGATTTTCCAAAATTTTTGAACGAGTTGCCGATAGGAACGGTTGAAATAACTTTTCATCCTGAGCGGGAAGATGAATTCGAAGCCATTAAAAAGTATTTTTAA
- the rnc gene encoding ribonuclease III: MIEKLAKIIGVEFKNINLLQQALTHRSYLNEHRDYKLEHNERLEFLGDAVLELIVTEYLYNNYKNPEGELTSWRAALVNGENLAGISKKLGVEEFLMMSKGEAKDTGRARQYLMANAMEAIIGAIYLDQGYDKAKDFILKNIVVSLDSVLESKSYMDPKSYFQERSQDVVKVTPMYRVLEEKGPDHDKHFVVGVFLNDELIAKGEGNSKQEAQREAAKNGLEAKGWE; the protein is encoded by the coding sequence ATGATCGAAAAACTGGCAAAAATAATAGGAGTTGAATTCAAAAACATTAACTTACTCCAGCAGGCGCTTACTCATCGTTCATATCTTAATGAACATAGAGATTACAAGCTAGAGCACAATGAACGGCTGGAATTTCTTGGCGATGCTGTTTTGGAACTTATCGTCACAGAATATTTATATAATAATTATAAAAATCCGGAAGGGGAACTGACTAGCTGGAGAGCGGCTTTAGTTAACGGAGAAAATCTGGCAGGAATTTCCAAAAAATTGGGAGTGGAAGAATTTTTGATGATGAGTAAAGGCGAAGCCAAAGATACAGGAAGAGCCAGACAATATTTGATGGCGAATGCTATGGAGGCGATTATCGGAGCCATCTATTTGGATCAAGGATACGATAAAGCGAAAGATTTTATTTTGAAAAATATTGTTGTAAGCCTGGATTCTGTTCTGGAAAGCAAATCATATATGGATCCCAAGAGTTATTTTCAGGAAAGATCTCAAGATGTGGTTAAGGTAACGCCTATGTATAGAGTTCTGGAGGAAAAGGGTCCTGATCATGACAAACATTTTGTAGTCGGAGTTTTTTTGAATGACGAGCTAATAGCCAAAGGAGAGGGAAATTCAAAACAAGAGGCGCAGAGAGAGGCGGCGAAAAATGGATTGGAAGCGAAAGGATGGGAATAA
- the nusB gene encoding transcription antitermination factor NusB: MLIVAAARALQATMANRHLQRSVAMQSLFEWDFRGGEKEKKEEIIQRNIREFAPGIEENDFIESLVSGTIKNREKIDEMIEKCAPEWPISQITAVDRNILRLGIYELIFGNYEEVPPKVAINEAIELAKTFGGESSARFINGVLGTIYREMGEPMKNDESKNKEKKSEDKKESENK; this comes from the coding sequence ATGCTCATTGTTGCAGCTGCTCGTGCCTTGCAGGCAACAATGGCAAACAGGCACCTTCAACGTTCAGTAGCAATGCAGTCGCTCTTTGAGTGGGATTTTCGGGGCGGAGAAAAAGAAAAGAAAGAAGAAATTATTCAGAGAAATATTAGAGAATTTGCTCCAGGAATAGAAGAAAACGATTTTATTGAATCTTTGGTCAGCGGAACAATCAAAAACAGGGAGAAGATAGACGAAATGATTGAGAAATGCGCTCCGGAATGGCCGATTAGCCAGATAACGGCGGTGGACAGAAATATTCTAAGGCTGGGAATTTACGAGCTAATATTTGGAAACTATGAAGAAGTTCCTCCAAAAGTAGCCATAAATGAGGCAATTGAATTAGCTAAAACATTCGGAGGAGAAAGCTCAGCCAGATTCATAAACGGAGTACTGGGAACAATTTATCGGGAAATGGGAGAACCGATGAAAAATGATGAAAGTAAAAATAAAGAAAAAAAGTCTGAGGATAAAAAAGAGTCAGAGAATAAATAA
- the rpmF gene encoding 50S ribosomal protein L32: MSVPKQRHTKQRRDRKRGRFAVKPKATRECPKCGSPILPHIVCKKCGYYKGREVVNTLKKIEKKKSKK; the protein is encoded by the coding sequence ATGTCTGTTCCAAAACAACGCCACACCAAGCAGCGAAGAGATCGAAAGAGAGGAAGATTTGCGGTCAAACCAAAAGCTACTCGAGAATGTCCAAAATGCGGAAGTCCGATTCTTCCTCATATAGTTTGCAAAAAATGCGGATATTATAAAGGAAGAGAAGTAGTGAATACTTTAAAGAAAATTGAGAAAAAGAAGTCTAAAAAATAG
- a CDS encoding ribonuclease HII has product MIKSSFDIENELLSKGYDFVIGIDEVGRGPLAGPVVACAVIYRNFKFSISNFQTISNDKISNDKNFIKNIELIRDSKMLSEKQREGLFDFIQENFFVGVGLCDHETIDRMNILEASFLAMKKALNELARKAQISILKSIILVDGNKKIPNFSMDQRAIVGGDKIVKSISAASIVAKVTRDRMMKELHKKYPQYGFDKHKGYGTKFHVDALLKVGPCKIHRKTFEPVKTLVKKGK; this is encoded by the coding sequence ATGATAAAGTCAAGCTTTGATATAGAAAACGAACTATTATCCAAGGGGTATGATTTTGTGATTGGGATTGATGAAGTGGGAAGAGGACCTCTTGCCGGACCAGTCGTGGCTTGCGCTGTAATATATAGGAATTTTAAATTTTCAATTTCTAATTTTCAAACAATTTCCAATGATAAAATTTCCAATGACAAAAACTTTATTAAAAATATAGAGCTGATTCGTGATTCTAAGATGCTATCAGAAAAACAGCGTGAGGGGCTGTTTGATTTCATCCAAGAGAATTTTTTTGTTGGCGTTGGACTCTGCGATCACGAGACAATTGATAGGATGAATATTTTGGAAGCCAGTTTTTTGGCAATGAAAAAAGCTCTTAATGAGTTAGCTCGCAAAGCTCAAATTTCAATTCTCAAATCTATAATCCTGGTCGATGGCAATAAGAAAATCCCGAATTTTTCAATGGATCAAAGGGCGATAGTGGGAGGCGATAAAATCGTAAAATCAATCTCCGCCGCTTCAATAGTGGCCAAAGTGACCAGAGACAGAATGATGAAAGAACTGCATAAAAAATATCCGCAGTACGGTTTTGATAAACACAAAGGCTATGGAACAAAGTTTCACGTTGATGCTCTTCTGAAAGTCGGCCCTTGCAAAATCCATCGCAAAACCTTCGAACCAGTGAAAACCCTTGTCAAAAAGGGGAAATGA
- a CDS encoding DNA polymerase III subunit alpha: MPKFTHLHVHSHYSLLDGLAKIDDLLDRAKELGMDSLALTDHGVLYGAVEFFIKAKAKGIKPIIGCEMYVAPGGLQNKNNTNIDKTRNHLILLVKDEVGYKNLMKLISIAHLEGFYYKPRIDRETLKKYSGGLVALSACTEGEVPSAIINGKYDEAKKLAGEYENIFGKGNFFLEIQDHPQYKNQQIANEGLIAISKETGIPLVATSDIHYVNKDDNSAQDILLCIQTNRKVFEKDRMNLMAFDLSLRTPEEMEKSFGHIPGAIENTQVVSDKCNFEIKLGETQLPHYDVPEGFTDKTYLRKLVEEGLQKRFGDDITSVQTERMEYELSVIEKTGFVSYFLIVQDFVNWAKNQGIVVGPGRGSAAGSFISYLIGITNIDPIKYNLLFERFLNPERISMPDVDMDFADDRRDDVLNYVRKKYGDDHVAQIITFGTMAARAAIRDTGRALGYPYELCDKTSKMIPMFSTIEEAVDQVVELREAYQKDPSVKKLIDSAKKLEGVARHASMHACGVVITKNPVTEYSPLQRIIGKTEGTVTQYSSSTKSSYVEKIGLLKMDFLGLKNLTIMQNTLKIVRKTRGMDINIDDIPPDDEETFKLLQDAKTTGVFQLESTGMKRYLKQLKPTVFEDIIAMVALYRPGPMDWIPNFIAGKHGTRKINYLHPKLEPILENTYGVAVYQEQIMQIARDLAGFTLGEADVLRKAMGKKISQLIKEQKIKFVEGCIKHEINEKIADKVFAFIEPFAGYGFNRSHAACYALIGYQTAYLKAHYPAEFMAALLTSDQNDIDRVAIEVFECQEIGIEVLPPNINESFEDFAVVKDEKGNGLIRFGLNAIKNVGSTVAREIVSERKIGGKYKTIADLLERVTTKDLNKKSLEALIKVGALEELGERNQHLASLENILNYSKSIQKNKNSNQVSLFGIETLAPGSVQMVDSQSATKKEMLSWEKELLGLYVSGHPAEDYQNYFDKMAVPISSIEKGMVGTKISLGGVITKVQKIFLKSQKTMVFATIEDLRGRIELLIFPKILETSESTWQEDKVVVASGTLSDKDGNFKLLVDSAKEINPQELENFKRIEATRQKNGASEANGKSKIIITLPDNATKETFKKLSEIFDQCESGSAKVYLKIKDSKLETPYSIKYDPEILKRIKEVSGSSEIRFI; the protein is encoded by the coding sequence ATGCCAAAATTCACCCATTTACACGTCCACAGCCACTATAGCCTCCTTGATGGTCTGGCCAAAATAGACGACTTGCTTGATCGCGCCAAGGAGCTAGGAATGGATTCGCTCGCCCTAACCGACCATGGGGTTTTGTATGGGGCTGTGGAATTTTTTATTAAGGCTAAAGCCAAAGGAATAAAACCAATTATTGGATGCGAGATGTATGTGGCGCCAGGCGGATTGCAAAACAAAAATAATACCAATATTGATAAAACTAGAAATCATCTGATTCTCCTTGTCAAAGATGAAGTTGGCTACAAAAATCTGATGAAACTTATTTCCATCGCCCATTTAGAAGGTTTTTACTACAAGCCGAGAATTGACCGAGAAACTCTCAAAAAATATTCTGGCGGTCTTGTGGCGCTTAGCGCCTGTACTGAAGGAGAGGTTCCTTCTGCCATTATCAACGGAAAATACGATGAAGCCAAAAAACTGGCCGGGGAATATGAAAATATTTTTGGAAAAGGAAATTTTTTTCTGGAAATTCAAGATCATCCGCAATATAAAAATCAGCAGATCGCCAATGAGGGATTGATTGCAATATCTAAGGAGACTGGCATACCTCTGGTCGCAACCAGTGACATTCACTATGTAAACAAGGACGACAATTCTGCGCAGGATATTTTGCTCTGCATTCAAACCAACCGGAAAGTTTTTGAAAAAGATCGGATGAATCTGATGGCTTTTGATTTGTCGCTCCGCACTCCGGAGGAAATGGAAAAATCTTTTGGGCATATTCCTGGAGCCATCGAAAATACCCAGGTCGTCTCAGATAAATGCAACTTTGAAATAAAGCTGGGAGAAACTCAATTGCCTCATTATGATGTTCCGGAAGGTTTTACCGATAAAACATATTTGCGAAAATTAGTTGAAGAAGGACTTCAAAAAAGATTTGGCGATGACATAACTTCAGTGCAAACCGAGAGAATGGAATATGAACTTTCGGTAATTGAAAAAACCGGATTTGTTTCCTACTTTCTCATTGTCCAGGACTTCGTAAACTGGGCCAAAAATCAGGGAATTGTCGTCGGACCGGGAAGAGGAAGCGCTGCCGGAAGTTTCATTTCCTATCTCATTGGAATAACCAATATCGATCCGATAAAATATAATTTGCTCTTTGAAAGATTTTTAAATCCGGAAAGAATCTCGATGCCCGATGTTGATATGGACTTTGCTGACGATCGACGAGACGACGTTTTGAATTACGTCCGCAAAAAATACGGCGATGATCATGTAGCCCAGATCATTACTTTCGGAACTATGGCTGCTCGCGCTGCCATCCGGGACACCGGAAGAGCCTTGGGATATCCCTACGAACTTTGCGACAAAACTTCGAAAATGATTCCAATGTTTTCAACAATTGAAGAAGCAGTTGATCAAGTGGTGGAACTGCGAGAAGCTTATCAAAAAGATCCGTCCGTGAAAAAACTGATTGACAGCGCCAAAAAATTGGAAGGAGTGGCGCGCCATGCTTCGATGCATGCCTGCGGAGTAGTAATTACCAAAAATCCCGTTACGGAATATTCTCCGCTTCAAAGAATAATCGGAAAAACAGAAGGAACAGTGACCCAATATTCTTCCTCCACCAAATCCAGCTATGTGGAAAAAATCGGACTCCTGAAGATGGACTTTTTGGGACTCAAAAACCTTACTATTATGCAAAATACCCTGAAAATAGTCCGCAAAACCAGAGGAATGGATATCAACATTGACGACATCCCGCCGGATGATGAAGAGACTTTCAAACTCCTCCAAGATGCCAAGACCACCGGAGTATTCCAGTTGGAAAGCACTGGGATGAAAAGATATTTAAAACAGCTAAAACCAACTGTTTTTGAAGATATTATCGCAATGGTGGCTCTTTATCGTCCGGGACCGATGGATTGGATTCCTAATTTTATCGCCGGAAAGCATGGAACCAGAAAAATAAATTATCTTCATCCTAAACTCGAACCGATTCTGGAAAATACTTATGGAGTAGCGGTTTATCAGGAACAGATTATGCAAATTGCGAGAGACTTGGCCGGATTCACGCTGGGAGAAGCGGATGTTCTGCGAAAAGCAATGGGAAAAAAGATCTCCCAACTCATTAAAGAACAGAAAATAAAGTTTGTGGAAGGATGTATCAAGCATGAAATCAATGAAAAAATAGCGGACAAGGTTTTTGCTTTTATCGAACCTTTTGCCGGATATGGATTTAATAGATCCCATGCAGCTTGTTATGCGCTCATTGGATATCAAACTGCTTATCTTAAGGCGCATTATCCGGCTGAATTTATGGCTGCCCTTCTCACTTCCGACCAAAATGATATCGACCGGGTTGCCATTGAAGTTTTTGAATGCCAAGAAATCGGAATTGAGGTTTTGCCGCCGAATATTAACGAAAGTTTTGAAGACTTTGCGGTAGTAAAAGATGAAAAAGGAAACGGACTTATTCGTTTTGGACTGAATGCCATCAAGAATGTCGGATCGACTGTGGCTCGTGAAATTGTCTCCGAAAGAAAAATTGGAGGAAAATACAAAACCATTGCTGACCTTCTGGAAAGAGTGACCACCAAGGATCTCAACAAAAAATCTCTGGAAGCTCTCATTAAAGTCGGCGCTCTGGAAGAACTTGGAGAAAGAAACCAACATCTAGCCAGCCTCGAAAATATTTTGAACTATTCCAAGAGCATCCAAAAAAACAAGAATTCCAATCAGGTAAGTTTGTTTGGAATCGAAACTCTTGCTCCGGGGTCGGTGCAAATGGTTGACTCTCAGAGCGCAACCAAAAAAGAAATGCTCTCTTGGGAAAAAGAACTTTTGGGATTATATGTCAGCGGACATCCGGCTGAAGATTATCAAAACTATTTCGATAAGATGGCTGTCCCGATAAGCAGTATTGAAAAAGGAATGGTGGGGACAAAAATAAGTTTGGGAGGAGTCATCACCAAGGTTCAGAAAATTTTTCTCAAAAGCCAAAAGACGATGGTCTTTGCCACCATCGAAGACCTGCGGGGAAGAATTGAGCTTTTGATCTTCCCGAAAATTTTGGAAACTTCGGAATCAACCTGGCAGGAAGACAAAGTGGTCGTGGCCAGCGGAACTCTTTCCGACAAAGACGGAAATTTCAAACTGCTGGTCGAC